The following coding sequences lie in one Rhodospirillaceae bacterium genomic window:
- a CDS encoding modulator protein, producing MRMQESKIALLTDLIAEARKAGADAADAIIFESESLSVSWRLGKKEGVEREESHDLGLRTLVGKGQAIVSSTDLKTSTLQDLIDRAITMARNAPADPYCEIASTEAPPTTQTDLELYDPREISPEDLFDLAKETEDAARSVEGVTNSEGAEATKNKGHIALANSAGFAGEYSVTNFGASVSVIAGQDTAMERDYEYSSTRFFEDLMSPLAIGRSAGEKAIARQNPQKVKSQQAPVIFDPRLSGGLPRLLSGLISGASIARGTSVLKDKLMEKIFPETVSICDDPHRLRGLASRPFDGEGHIGETRKVVDKGVLTTWLMDTRSANQLGLDSTGHAIRGPSSAPSPGPSNLYMMEGQISRDELIAEVKNGFYITEMMGMSFNSLTGDYSRGASGFWIENGSIAFPVNEMTIAGNILDMFANLTVADDLSFKYSTNAPTIRVDGMTIAGT from the coding sequence ATGCGAATGCAAGAATCGAAAATAGCACTCCTAACTGACCTTATCGCAGAGGCCCGCAAGGCTGGCGCAGACGCTGCCGACGCCATAATATTCGAATCGGAATCTCTCAGCGTTTCGTGGCGCCTTGGCAAAAAAGAGGGCGTTGAAAGGGAAGAATCCCATGATCTTGGCCTTAGAACTCTCGTGGGAAAGGGACAGGCAATTGTATCCTCCACAGACTTAAAAACTTCGACCCTGCAGGACCTGATAGATCGCGCGATCACCATGGCCCGAAATGCGCCCGCGGATCCATATTGCGAAATTGCCTCAACCGAAGCTCCCCCAACAACCCAGACTGATCTCGAACTATATGACCCGAGAGAAATTTCTCCAGAAGACCTATTCGATCTGGCAAAAGAAACCGAAGACGCAGCCCGTTCGGTGGAAGGGGTAACAAATTCGGAAGGCGCAGAAGCAACTAAGAATAAAGGGCATATTGCGTTGGCTAATTCCGCCGGCTTTGCGGGCGAGTATTCAGTAACTAATTTTGGTGCATCAGTATCCGTGATAGCCGGGCAGGATACGGCAATGGAAAGGGACTATGAATATTCTTCGACCCGTTTCTTTGAAGACCTCATGTCGCCCTTGGCTATTGGGAGAAGCGCTGGAGAAAAAGCCATCGCACGACAGAATCCGCAAAAAGTCAAAAGCCAACAAGCCCCGGTTATTTTTGACCCAAGGCTGTCAGGCGGGCTACCCCGCCTGCTATCGGGACTTATTTCTGGAGCATCCATCGCTCGGGGCACCAGTGTTCTTAAAGACAAATTGATGGAAAAAATCTTCCCTGAGACCGTCTCCATTTGTGATGATCCACACCGCCTGAGAGGACTTGCCTCTCGTCCCTTTGATGGTGAAGGCCATATTGGTGAAACGAGAAAGGTAGTTGATAAAGGCGTCCTGACCACTTGGCTCATGGACACACGATCTGCCAACCAATTGGGCCTAGATAGCACCGGCCACGCTATCCGTGGGCCATCTAGTGCTCCTAGCCCGGGACCAAGCAACCTCTACATGATGGAAGGACAAATCAGTCGAGACGAGCTTATTGCAGAGGTTAAGAATGGCTTCTACATAACAGAAATGATGGGAATGAGCTTTAATAGTCTGACGGGGGATTACAGCAGAGGAGCCTCTGGGTTCTGGATCGAAAATGGGAGCATTGCATTTCCTGTCAATGAAATGACGATAGCTGGCAACATACTCGACATGTTTGCCAACTTGACAGTGGCGGA